From a single Thermoleophilaceae bacterium genomic region:
- the carB gene encoding carbamoyl-phosphate synthase large subunit, translating to MPRRDDIERILVIGSGPIVIGQAAEFDYSGAQACKVLLEEGYEVILVNSNPATIMTDPEFATATYIEPLTPESVAKVIDRERPDALLPTLGGGTALNLARALSEDGTLGQYDVELIGANYDAIRRAEDRELFRETIEGAGLRVPRSAIVSGMAEAERALREIGLPTILRPGFTMGGRGGGIARTEAEFRQRVGEALAASPIGQVLVEESVIGWGEFELEVMRDYRDNVVIVCSIENIDPMGVHTGDSVTVAPQQTLTDRQYQSLRDQAIQVIRAVGVETGGSNIQFAVNPHTDEIVVIEMNPRVSRSSALASKATGFPIAKIAARLAVGYALEEIDNDITRVTPASFEPTIDYVVVKWPRFAFEKFPGTNGSLSTHMQSVGEAMAIGRTFKQAFMKAMRSRETDVRVRPPEDTDELLARLEVPSHDRFELLFEAVRRGASDEEIQSRTMIDPWFVAELGALARGEDPEAGLERTFKSVDTCAAEFEAATPYYYSGWERAARHEVRRGDRSSVVILGAGPNRIGQGIEFDYCCVHAAMTVRESGRDAVMINCNPETVSTDYDTSDRLYFEPLTLEDVLGVIELEKPEGVIVQFGGQTPLKLARGLADAGVPLLGTPVDSIDLAEDRPSFGRLMGELGLKSPPYATARDEAGALEAAKQVGYPLLVRPSYVLGGRAMEICYGPDQLADYLERTERNGDGTIYLDRFLENAIEIDVDALCDGEEVAIGGVMQHVEEAGIHSGDSACVIPALSLGPEMLRQIEEATQKLALSLGVVGLINIQYAVHGDEELYVIEANPRASRTVPFVSKAVGVPLAKMACRLMLGEKLRDLDLQLPPPGDASAGHVSVKEAVLPFDRFPAADALLGPEMKSTGEVMGIAADYPTAFGKAQAAAGAELPTEGTVFITVTDSDKPAATQLAASLHDLGFDIVATGGTAQAIRRMGVPVERLKKISEGSPNVVDRIESGEVDLVINTPTGSGARSDGYEIRRAAVARGIPCITTMTGATAAQRAIRALRRGEPEVRSLQELHADRSEAGRTPA from the coding sequence ATGCCGCGGCGGGACGACATAGAACGAATCCTCGTTATAGGCAGCGGCCCGATAGTGATCGGCCAGGCCGCCGAGTTCGACTACTCCGGAGCGCAGGCCTGCAAGGTGCTGCTCGAAGAGGGCTACGAGGTGATCCTCGTCAACTCCAACCCGGCCACGATCATGACCGACCCGGAGTTCGCCACGGCCACGTACATCGAGCCGCTCACTCCCGAGTCGGTGGCGAAGGTGATCGACCGCGAGCGGCCGGACGCGCTGCTGCCCACGCTCGGCGGCGGCACCGCGCTCAACCTCGCGCGGGCGCTGAGCGAGGACGGCACGCTCGGTCAGTACGACGTCGAGCTGATCGGCGCGAACTACGACGCCATCCGCCGCGCCGAGGACCGCGAGCTCTTCCGCGAGACGATCGAGGGCGCCGGCCTCAGGGTGCCGCGCTCGGCGATCGTGTCCGGCATGGCGGAGGCCGAGCGCGCGCTCCGCGAGATCGGGCTGCCGACGATCCTGCGTCCGGGCTTCACGATGGGAGGCCGCGGCGGCGGCATCGCTCGCACCGAGGCGGAGTTCCGCCAGCGGGTGGGTGAGGCGCTCGCCGCCAGCCCGATCGGCCAGGTGCTCGTCGAGGAGTCGGTGATCGGCTGGGGCGAGTTCGAGCTCGAGGTGATGCGCGACTACCGCGACAACGTCGTGATCGTGTGTTCGATCGAGAACATCGACCCGATGGGCGTCCACACCGGCGACAGCGTGACCGTCGCACCACAGCAGACGCTCACCGACCGCCAGTACCAGTCGCTGCGCGACCAGGCGATCCAGGTGATCCGCGCCGTGGGCGTGGAGACGGGCGGGTCGAACATCCAGTTCGCGGTCAACCCGCACACGGACGAGATCGTGGTGATCGAGATGAACCCGCGCGTGTCGCGAAGCTCGGCGCTGGCGTCGAAGGCCACGGGCTTCCCAATCGCGAAGATCGCAGCCCGCCTGGCGGTGGGCTACGCGCTCGAGGAGATCGACAACGACATCACGCGGGTCACGCCCGCGAGCTTCGAGCCGACGATCGACTACGTGGTGGTGAAGTGGCCGCGCTTCGCCTTCGAGAAGTTCCCGGGCACGAACGGAAGCCTGTCCACCCACATGCAGTCGGTGGGCGAGGCGATGGCGATCGGCCGCACGTTCAAGCAGGCGTTCATGAAGGCGATGCGCTCGCGCGAGACGGACGTGCGCGTGCGCCCGCCGGAGGACACGGACGAGCTGCTGGCGCGGCTCGAGGTGCCGTCGCACGACCGCTTCGAGCTGCTGTTCGAGGCGGTGCGCCGAGGCGCGTCGGACGAAGAGATCCAGAGCCGGACGATGATCGACCCCTGGTTCGTGGCAGAGCTGGGTGCGCTCGCCCGCGGCGAGGACCCGGAGGCGGGGCTCGAGCGCACCTTCAAGTCCGTGGACACCTGCGCGGCGGAGTTCGAGGCCGCCACGCCCTACTACTACTCGGGCTGGGAGCGCGCGGCGCGCCACGAGGTGCGTCGCGGCGACAGGTCGTCGGTGGTCATCCTCGGCGCCGGGCCAAACCGCATCGGCCAGGGCATCGAGTTCGACTACTGCTGCGTGCACGCGGCCATGACCGTGCGCGAGTCCGGCCGCGACGCGGTGATGATCAACTGCAACCCGGAGACCGTCTCCACCGACTACGACACGAGCGACCGCCTCTACTTCGAGCCGCTCACCCTCGAGGACGTGCTCGGCGTGATCGAGCTCGAGAAGCCCGAGGGCGTGATCGTCCAGTTCGGCGGGCAGACCCCGCTCAAGCTGGCACGCGGCCTCGCCGACGCGGGGGTGCCGCTGCTCGGCACGCCGGTGGATTCGATCGACCTTGCTGAGGACCGTCCGAGCTTCGGGCGCCTGATGGGAGAGCTTGGGCTGAAGAGCCCGCCGTACGCAACCGCGCGCGACGAGGCCGGGGCACTCGAGGCGGCCAAGCAGGTGGGCTACCCGCTGCTCGTCCGGCCCTCGTACGTGCTCGGTGGGCGCGCGATGGAGATCTGTTACGGGCCCGACCAGCTCGCCGACTACCTAGAGCGCACCGAGCGCAACGGCGACGGCACGATCTACCTCGACCGCTTTCTCGAGAACGCGATCGAGATCGACGTGGACGCGCTGTGCGACGGCGAGGAGGTGGCGATCGGCGGCGTGATGCAGCACGTGGAGGAGGCAGGGATCCACTCCGGTGACTCTGCGTGCGTGATCCCCGCGCTGTCGCTCGGCCCGGAGATGCTCCGCCAGATCGAGGAGGCCACGCAGAAGCTGGCGCTCTCGCTCGGCGTGGTGGGCCTGATCAACATCCAGTACGCGGTCCACGGTGACGAGGAGCTCTACGTGATCGAGGCCAACCCGCGGGCATCGCGCACGGTCCCGTTCGTGTCGAAGGCGGTGGGCGTGCCGCTCGCGAAGATGGCTTGCCGGCTGATGCTGGGGGAGAAGCTGCGCGACCTCGACCTTCAGCTGCCGCCGCCCGGCGACGCCTCGGCGGGGCACGTGTCCGTGAAGGAGGCGGTGCTCCCGTTCGACCGCTTCCCGGCGGCGGACGCGCTGCTCGGACCCGAGATGAAGTCCACCGGAGAGGTGATGGGCATCGCGGCCGACTATCCCACCGCGTTCGGCAAGGCCCAGGCCGCCGCCGGCGCCGAGCTGCCCACCGAGGGCACGGTCTTCATCACCGTTACCGACTCGGACAAGCCCGCCGCCACCCAGCTCGCGGCCTCGCTTCACGACCTCGGGTTCGACATCGTCGCCACCGGCGGCACCGCGCAGGCCATCCGCCGCATGGGGGTGCCCGTCGAGCGGCTCAAGAAGATCTCAGAGGGTTCGCCGAACGTGGTGGACCGGATCGAGTCCGGCGAGGTCGACCTCGTGATCAACACGCCCACCGGCTCCGGCGCCCGCAGCGACGGTTACGAGATCCGCCGCGCGGCCGTCGCGCGCGGCATTCCGTGCATCACGACCATGACCGGCGCCACCGCCGCGCAGCGCGCCATCCGCGCGCTGCGCCGGGGCGAGCCCGAGGTGCGCTCCCTACAGGAGCTGCACGCGGACCGCAGCGAGGCGGGGAGGACGCCCGCGTGA
- a CDS encoding dihydroorotate dehydrogenase yields the protein MVELCGVHLRGPVLNGSGTYDAIAARRVFGDELLERFPFDCFVSKTITLAPRQGNPPPRLWETPAGLINSIGLPNKGLAGFLAEDLPMLAELPVPLCVSVMGFDHGELRELVSTVGARDEVSLIELNFSCPNVETGLIMGADPAETARAVEALRPLTEKPLIVKLTPNATEPAAVARAAEAAGADAVSLINTLKGMALHPQTRDPWLGGTTGGVSGPAVRAIALEQVHSVSKAVQLPVIGMGGIASGRDAADFLAAGATCIAVGTESFRDPTAGARVAAELEALSRKEREFSPGGVR from the coding sequence ATGGTCGAGCTCTGCGGCGTCCACCTGCGCGGGCCGGTCCTGAACGGCTCCGGCACCTACGACGCCATCGCGGCCCGCCGCGTGTTCGGCGACGAGCTGCTCGAGCGCTTCCCGTTCGACTGCTTCGTGTCGAAGACGATCACGCTCGCACCGCGCCAGGGCAATCCGCCGCCGCGCCTGTGGGAGACGCCCGCCGGCCTGATCAACTCGATCGGGCTGCCCAACAAGGGCCTCGCCGGGTTCCTCGCGGAGGATCTGCCGATGCTGGCGGAGCTGCCCGTGCCGCTCTGCGTGTCCGTGATGGGGTTCGACCACGGTGAGCTGAGGGAGCTCGTGTCGACGGTGGGGGCGCGCGACGAGGTGTCGCTCATCGAGCTCAACTTCTCCTGCCCCAACGTGGAGACCGGGCTGATCATGGGGGCCGATCCCGCCGAGACCGCGCGCGCGGTTGAGGCGCTGCGCCCCCTCACGGAGAAGCCGCTGATCGTGAAGCTCACGCCCAACGCCACCGAACCTGCCGCCGTGGCGCGGGCGGCCGAGGCCGCCGGCGCCGATGCGGTGTCCCTCATCAACACGCTCAAAGGCATGGCGCTTCACCCGCAAACGCGCGATCCGTGGCTCGGCGGGACCACCGGCGGAGTGTCGGGTCCGGCGGTGCGCGCGATCGCTCTCGAGCAGGTCCACTCGGTATCGAAAGCTGTGCAGTTGCCCGTGATCGGGATGGGCGGGATCGCAAGCGGGCGCGATGCCGCCGACTTCCTCGCGGCGGGCGCGACCTGCATAGCCGTGGGCACGGAAAGCTTTCGCGACCCCACCGCGGGCGCCCGTGTCGCCGCCGAGCTGGAGGCGCTTTCTCGCAAAGAGCGGGAGTTTTCCCCGGGGGGTGTGCGCTAG
- the mihF gene encoding integration host factor, actinobacterial type: MSPAAQSPPKAASGVAPERSLTQRMDALKRANEIRTRRARLKRDLKAGRQQIHGLLLDPPEYLQTAKVFDLLLAVPKYGRVKVNRILTQCRISPSKTIGGLSERQRNELVSYLRR, translated from the coding sequence ATGTCGCCCGCCGCGCAGTCGCCCCCGAAAGCCGCCTCGGGGGTCGCACCCGAACGTTCCCTCACCCAGCGGATGGACGCCCTCAAGCGGGCGAACGAGATCCGCACGAGGCGCGCCCGGCTCAAGCGCGATCTGAAGGCGGGGCGGCAGCAGATCCATGGACTGCTCCTGGATCCGCCGGAATATCTGCAAACTGCGAAGGTCTTCGACCTGCTCCTGGCGGTTCCGAAGTACGGCCGCGTGAAGGTGAATCGCATCCTCACCCAGTGCCGGATCTCGCCGAGCAAGACGATCGGCGGGCTGTCGGAGCGCCAGCGCAACGAGCTCGTCTCGTACCTCCGCCGCTAG
- the gmk gene encoding guanylate kinase, producing MTGPSGVGKGTLIRALLERFPDLRLSVSATTRQPRPGETQGVDYHFLTRDEFEKRLQNDEFLEHAEYAGNQYGTLRSELDRAAEGLVLEIELQGARQIREALPDAQQVFIKPPSLDALRTRLIARGAENEEQIARRLAVAERELAAEHEWKHVIVNDRLEDAVDQLAELVATLSEEQPRGDSL from the coding sequence ATCACCGGGCCGTCTGGAGTGGGCAAGGGCACGCTCATCCGCGCCCTGCTCGAGCGCTTCCCGGACCTCCGGCTGTCCGTCTCGGCCACCACCCGCCAGCCGCGTCCAGGGGAGACGCAGGGGGTGGACTATCACTTCCTCACGCGCGATGAGTTCGAGAAACGCCTGCAAAACGACGAGTTCCTGGAGCACGCGGAATATGCCGGCAATCAGTACGGCACGCTCCGCTCCGAGCTCGACCGGGCCGCGGAGGGGCTCGTGCTCGAGATCGAGCTGCAGGGCGCCCGCCAGATTCGAGAGGCGCTGCCGGACGCGCAGCAGGTGTTCATCAAGCCGCCGTCGCTCGACGCTCTGCGCACGCGCCTGATCGCGCGCGGGGCGGAAAACGAGGAGCAGATTGCGCGCCGGCTCGCCGTCGCGGAGCGCGAGCTCGCGGCGGAGCACGAGTGGAAGCACGTGATCGTGAACGATCGGCTCGAGGATGCCGTGGACCAGCTCGCGGAGCTCGTCGCTACCCTTTCTGAAGAGCAACCCCGAGGAGACTCTCTGTGA
- the rpoZ gene encoding DNA-directed RNA polymerase subunit omega, whose product MIKPRLDTLLERVDSHYACVLVSAKRARQINSYYHNLGEGTFDEYPPPMVETGSKNYLKISLEEIAAGKLKYRYRS is encoded by the coding sequence GTGATCAAGCCCCGTCTCGACACGCTGCTCGAGCGCGTCGACTCCCACTACGCGTGCGTTCTGGTGTCCGCCAAGCGGGCCCGCCAGATCAACTCGTACTACCACAACCTTGGCGAGGGAACGTTCGACGAGTACCCGCCGCCGATGGTGGAGACGGGGTCGAAGAACTACCTCAAGATCTCGCTCGAGGAGATTGCTGCCGGGAAGCTGAAGTATCGGTACCGGTCATAG
- the coaBC gene encoding bifunctional phosphopantothenoylcysteine decarboxylase/phosphopantothenate--cysteine ligase CoaBC, producing MARVLLGVTGGIAAYKAVEVARLAIKAGHSVRVVQTPASLSFVGRATFEGITGAPVLVDEFEGDPARGAFPGDPAPDHAAISHLELVRRADVYAIVPASANTIAKLAHGMADNLLTSAALASTAPLVIAPAMNDRMYEHPATQANLETLAARGAEIVPPGTGQLASKGEFGVGRLAEPPEVLAAIEAALGGAGFAPRSLDGLRVLVTAGGTREPIDAVRYVGNRSSGRMGFALADEAARRGADVTVIAANVSLPRTDGVTYVDVESAAELERAAREAFPNSDVLLMAAAVADFRPASPEASKISKTGRDGLTVELEPTTDVLAALAAERRPGQTIVGFAAEHGEGAAERAREKLERKGVDAIVLNDVSRPGIGFDAAENEVSIVTRTGILEVPRALKSEVAGAIIEVVEKLHAEEVKTS from the coding sequence GTGGCGCGGGTTCTTCTTGGCGTAACTGGCGGGATTGCGGCTTATAAGGCCGTTGAGGTCGCTCGGCTTGCGATTAAGGCTGGGCATTCTGTACGGGTCGTTCAGACCCCGGCTTCGCTCAGCTTCGTGGGCCGCGCCACGTTCGAGGGAATCACTGGGGCTCCGGTCCTGGTCGACGAGTTCGAGGGTGATCCCGCTCGCGGTGCCTTCCCGGGCGATCCGGCGCCCGACCATGCCGCCATCTCGCACCTCGAATTGGTGCGGCGGGCCGATGTCTACGCGATCGTGCCGGCGTCGGCCAACACGATCGCCAAGCTCGCTCACGGCATGGCGGACAACCTGCTCACGAGCGCGGCGCTCGCGAGCACTGCGCCGCTCGTGATCGCGCCGGCGATGAACGACCGGATGTACGAGCACCCGGCCACCCAGGCCAACTTGGAGACGCTTGCGGCGCGCGGCGCGGAGATCGTGCCCCCGGGCACTGGCCAGCTGGCCTCCAAGGGCGAGTTCGGCGTGGGCCGGCTGGCCGAGCCACCCGAGGTGCTGGCGGCGATCGAGGCTGCGCTCGGGGGAGCGGGGTTCGCGCCCCGCTCGCTCGATGGCCTGAGGGTGCTCGTCACCGCGGGAGGTACGCGTGAGCCGATCGACGCGGTGCGCTATGTGGGCAACCGCTCGAGCGGGCGGATGGGCTTCGCCCTTGCGGACGAGGCGGCACGCCGAGGCGCCGACGTGACGGTGATCGCGGCGAACGTATCGCTCCCGCGGACGGACGGAGTCACCTATGTGGACGTTGAGAGCGCGGCCGAGCTGGAGCGGGCGGCGCGCGAGGCCTTCCCCAACAGCGACGTGCTGCTGATGGCGGCCGCCGTGGCCGACTTCCGGCCGGCCTCGCCCGAGGCTTCGAAGATCTCGAAGACCGGGCGCGACGGCCTCACGGTTGAGCTCGAGCCCACCACCGACGTGCTTGCGGCGCTGGCGGCCGAGCGGCGGCCGGGCCAGACGATCGTGGGCTTCGCCGCAGAGCACGGTGAGGGCGCCGCCGAGCGCGCGCGCGAGAAGCTCGAGCGCAAGGGGGTCGACGCTATCGTCCTGAATGACGTGTCGAGGCCCGGAATCGGGTTCGACGCGGCGGAAAACGAGGTCTCGATTGTCACCCGTACGGGCATCCTGGAGGTGCCCAGAGCGCTCAAGAGTGAAGTTGCCGGGGCGATCATCGAGGTGGTGGAGAAGCTGCACGCGGAGGAGGTGAAGACGTCATGA
- a CDS encoding tetratricopeptide repeat protein, with translation MTEPERTPEERGEHVYDLFRRGTALLESKDFNAAQIPLEQARELEPDKTSIREALGRAYWHSGRYAQARDEFAAVVERNPVNDFAHFCLGRSCEKTGRIREARRHLALATSLRPDRADYRHYRARLEAA, from the coding sequence ATGACCGAGCCGGAGCGCACACCCGAGGAGCGGGGCGAGCACGTGTATGACCTCTTCCGCCGCGGCACCGCGCTGCTCGAGTCGAAGGACTTCAACGCCGCGCAGATCCCGCTTGAGCAGGCGCGCGAGCTCGAGCCCGACAAGACCTCGATCCGCGAGGCCCTGGGCCGCGCCTACTGGCACAGCGGCCGCTACGCGCAGGCGCGGGACGAATTCGCCGCCGTGGTGGAGCGCAACCCGGTGAACGACTTCGCGCACTTCTGCCTCGGCCGCTCGTGCGAGAAGACCGGGCGCATCCGAGAGGCCAGGCGCCATCTCGCGCTCGCCACGAGCCTTCGGCCGGACCGGGCGGACTACCGCCACTACCGCGCTCGGCTCGAAGCCGCCTGA
- a CDS encoding PhzF family phenazine biosynthesis protein, with protein sequence MPRFRYVIADVFTGTPLTGNQLAVYTDARAIPEDRLQDIAREMNFSETVFVLPPEGDGHVRIRIFTPATELPFAGHPTLGSAFVLAGPLQLTEIRIETGVGVIPVQVEREGARISFGWMVQRVPTWEPYAREAEALAALGVERAALPVEEYDNGPHFVMVGLESEEAVAALEPDFGRLNRLGTFGFSTFAGQGTKWKTRMFGPGVGVVEDPATGSAAGPLGVHLLRHGLIESGQEIELTQGVEIKRPSTLYVRVTGTPEEIERVEVGGEAVIVANGELQL encoded by the coding sequence ATGCCGCGCTTCCGCTACGTCATAGCCGACGTGTTCACGGGCACGCCGCTCACCGGCAACCAGCTCGCCGTGTACACGGACGCCCGCGCCATCCCCGAGGACAGGCTGCAGGACATCGCACGCGAGATGAACTTCTCGGAGACGGTGTTCGTGCTCCCGCCCGAGGGCGACGGCCATGTGCGCATCCGGATCTTCACGCCTGCCACCGAGCTGCCGTTCGCGGGGCATCCCACGCTCGGCTCGGCGTTCGTGCTCGCGGGGCCACTGCAGCTCACCGAGATCCGGATCGAGACCGGCGTCGGCGTGATCCCCGTCCAGGTGGAACGCGAGGGCGCACGGATCTCGTTCGGCTGGATGGTCCAGCGCGTGCCCACCTGGGAGCCGTACGCGCGGGAGGCCGAGGCGCTCGCGGCACTGGGCGTGGAGCGCGCGGCGCTCCCGGTCGAGGAGTACGACAACGGTCCCCACTTTGTGATGGTCGGCCTCGAGTCCGAAGAGGCGGTGGCGGCGCTCGAGCCCGACTTCGGCCGCCTGAACAGGCTGGGCACCTTCGGATTCAGCACCTTCGCGGGCCAGGGCACGAAATGGAAGACGCGCATGTTCGGCCCCGGCGTGGGCGTGGTCGAGGACCCCGCTACAGGCAGCGCGGCCGGCCCGCTGGGGGTCCACCTCCTGCGCCACGGACTGATCGAGTCGGGGCAGGAGATCGAGCTCACGCAGGGGGTCGAGATCAAGCGCCCATCCACGCTCTACGTGCGCGTGACGGGAACACCTGAAGAGATCGAGCGCGTGGAGGTGGGCGGCGAGGCAGTGATCGTCGCCAACGGAGAGCTACAGCTCTAG
- a CDS encoding YbjN domain-containing protein, producing the protein MAAVDVVDAYVSALPGETRRLAHGEWGITVAAEQARGWPLDVGVRVADGLLRVQAFALSASDELNPWNLLHWNRQTRFVRFACTRSGDIWVHGDLPAAGLDRQAVDRLLGLVVEGALAVREAHGD; encoded by the coding sequence ATGGCAGCCGTTGACGTGGTGGACGCCTACGTGAGTGCCCTGCCGGGTGAGACCCGGCGGCTCGCCCATGGCGAGTGGGGCATCACCGTGGCGGCCGAGCAGGCGCGCGGCTGGCCGCTCGACGTGGGGGTGCGGGTGGCGGACGGCCTCCTGCGCGTGCAGGCGTTCGCGCTCTCGGCCTCCGACGAGCTGAACCCTTGGAACCTCCTGCACTGGAACCGGCAGACGCGCTTCGTGCGCTTCGCGTGCACCCGCTCGGGCGACATCTGGGTGCACGGCGATCTGCCCGCCGCCGGCCTTGACCGGCAGGCCGTGGACCGGCTGCTCGGGCTCGTGGTGGAAGGGGCGCTCGCGGTCCGCGAGGCGCACGGCGACTAG
- the dtd gene encoding D-aminoacyl-tRNA deacylase, translated as MRAVVQRVSGASVTVEGEEIARIGRGLLVLLAVHTDDTEELANKLIRKLLALRVFEDHEGRMNLAIGDVHGEILCVSNFTLYGDTRRGNRPSFVDAAPPEEAEELYEMVREGLGAQGGRFGARMAVELVNDGPVTLLIET; from the coding sequence GTGCGAGCGGTGGTCCAGCGCGTGAGCGGCGCGTCGGTGACGGTGGAGGGGGAGGAGATCGCGCGGATCGGGCGCGGGCTCCTCGTGCTGCTCGCCGTCCACACCGACGACACGGAGGAGCTGGCGAACAAGCTCATTCGCAAGCTGCTCGCGCTGCGCGTATTCGAGGATCACGAGGGGCGAATGAACCTCGCCATAGGCGACGTCCATGGCGAGATCCTGTGCGTCAGCAACTTCACCCTGTACGGGGATACGCGCAGGGGAAACCGCCCCAGCTTCGTGGATGCGGCGCCTCCGGAGGAGGCGGAAGAGCTCTACGAAATGGTGCGCGAGGGGCTCGGCGCGCAGGGTGGACGCTTCGGCGCGCGCATGGCCGTCGAGCTCGTGAATGACGGTCCCGTCACCCTTCTGATCGAGACCTGA
- the rimP gene encoding ribosome maturation factor RimP: protein MEPTQEYIEERLTHAEPDVEVLLVEQISGNKVRVFVDHPDGVDLALCERVTNHLRELLVEYALEVSSPGPERPLTKPQHFRRYVGRRARVRTRVDHGGRKTFTGELVGASDSEITVAADTGVVSIPYSDINRSNLVEG, encoded by the coding sequence GTGGAACCCACACAGGAGTACATCGAGGAGCGGCTCACGCATGCTGAGCCCGATGTCGAAGTGCTGCTTGTGGAGCAGATCTCCGGCAACAAGGTGAGGGTGTTCGTGGACCACCCGGACGGCGTGGACCTGGCGCTCTGCGAGCGCGTCACGAACCACCTCCGCGAGCTACTCGTGGAGTACGCGCTCGAGGTCTCCTCGCCGGGGCCCGAGCGGCCGCTCACCAAGCCGCAGCACTTCCGCCGCTACGTCGGACGCCGCGCGCGCGTGCGCACGCGCGTGGACCACGGCGGCCGCAAGACCTTCACGGGCGAGCTCGTAGGCGCGAGCGACAGCGAGATCACGGTGGCGGCCGACACCGGCGTCGTGTCGATCCCGTACTCGGACATCAACAGAAGCAACCTGGTGGAGGGCTGA